A genomic stretch from Telopea speciosissima isolate NSW1024214 ecotype Mountain lineage chromosome 7, Tspe_v1, whole genome shotgun sequence includes:
- the LOC122668555 gene encoding uncharacterized protein LOC122668555 yields MNQASLMRHIWKTSSNAESCWVGFVSSRWLRHHSIWSLPRPSTCSATWKAILDTQPVALRCSWVLLHDGHKTLLWHDPWLDGGLLSQLGLLLAPAVGRDFFAPVCSILQRLPCPATDPAMFSRWPEICASRTFTRLQEDTMVWTTTPSDRFSIQSAWNAIHSSQLEVPWHQLIWAASNHPRFSFIAWLATREALTLRTRAANWGITTERASYLCNQGDETFDHLFFRCSYTRAIWQALLKLCSYNCAPLDSWQGELGWVSAHFIGITLVDRIKKFCFCATIYRIWAEHNSCAFQNVAHHFTAVVSFVVEDTRGKFFIHDQATPDTPSSRAFLERWCISSSFTLATGTPHAWLVSH; encoded by the coding sequence ATGAATCAGGCTTCCTTGATGCGTCATATTTGGAAGACCTCTTCTAACGCTGAATCTTGTTGGGTGGGTTTTGTGTCTTCGCGATGGCTGCGGCATCATTCCATATGGTCTCTACCAAGGCCTTCGACTTGTTCTGCTACTTGGAAGGCCATCTTGGACACTCAGCCTGTTGCCTTGCGTTGCTCTTGGGTCCTCCTCCATGATGGGCACAAGACGCTGCTATGGCATGATCCTTGGCTCGATGGGGGCCTTTTATCTCAGCTGGGTCTACTGCTTGCCCCTGCTGTTGGCCGTGATTTTTTTGCCCCTGTCTGTTCCATACTACAGCGCCTTCCCTGCCCTGCTACTGATCCTGCCATGTTCTCTCGATGGCCTGAGATATGTGCATCTAGAACCTTCACCCGTCTGCAGGAAGACACTATGGTGTGGACAACAACCCCCTCAGACCGGTTCTCGATCCAGTCTGCGTGGAATGCCATTCACTCCTCCCAGCTTGAAGTTCCTTGGCATCAGCTAATCTGGGCAGCTTCAAATCACCCGCGGTTTTCCTTTATTGCTTGGCTGGCAACCAGGGAAGCGCTCACTCTTCGGACCAGGGCTGCAAATTGGGGGATTACTACCGAGAGAGCTAGCTACCTATGCAACCAGGGTGATGAGACTTTTGACCATTTGTTCTTTAGGTGCTCCTATACGAGGGCGATCTGGCAAGCGCTCCTCAAGCTGTGCAGCTACAACTGTGCACCCCTTGATTCATGGCAGGGCGAACTCGGCTGGGTTAGTGCTCATTTCATTGGCATAACACTTGTGGATCGTATTAAGAAGTTCTGTTTTTGTGCTACCATCTATCGCATTTGGGCTGAGCACAACAGCTGCGCCTTCCAAAATGTGGCACACCATTTCACGGCTGTTGTCTCCTTTGTGGTAGAGGATACCAGGGGTAAGTTCTTTATCCATGACCAGGCTACACCTGATACCCCCTCCTCTCGTGCCTTCCTCGAGAGGTGGTGCATTTCATCCTCTTTCACCCTCGCCACTGGTACCCCCCATGCCTGGCTGGTTAGCCATTAA
- the LOC122668556 gene encoding LOW QUALITY PROTEIN: zinc finger CCCH domain-containing protein 2-like (The sequence of the model RefSeq protein was modified relative to this genomic sequence to represent the inferred CDS: deleted 1 base in 1 codon), with translation MNKGNHHNPTVHVPPWTLFDDSSTGMNFFLPASGISSNGCGGGGGGGGGVGGAASEGDHSSYPYGEALAALQRYLPSNDIDVDSDSPGREADMPVGPFSTDEFRIYEFEVRRCARGRSHDWTECPYVHPGEKALRRDPCKFHYSGTACPDFRKGNCKSGDSCEFAHGVFDECWLHPAHYRTQPCKDGTNCRRRVCFFAHTPEQLRVLPQQSPRTPVSSDSFDVSPLRHSFDSYLTKNPLLSSPTSTFILPPLSPPSESPPLSPRCSLTRSIGFNEVVASLRSIAKG, from the exons ATGAATAAAG GTAACCATCACAATCCCACTGTTCATGTCCCTCCATGGACTCTCTTTGATGATTCTTCTACAGGTATGAACTTTTTTCTCCCTGCAAGTGGTATCTCTTCAAATGGttgtggtggcggtggcggtggcggtggtggtgtcGGCGGCGCCGCCTCTGAAGGAGACCACTCTTCTTATCCGTATGGTGAAGCGTTAGCGGCACTGCAACGCTACCTACCGTCAAACGATATTGATGTTGATTCTGATTCACCGGGCCGTGAGGCCGATATGCCGGTGGGACCATTCTCTACGGATGAATTTCGCATCTATGAGTTCGAGGTGCGACGGTGTGCACGAGGCCGTTCTCATGACTGGACTGAGTGTCCGTACGTTCATCCCGGTGAGAAAGCACTGCGTAGAGACCCATGTAAGTTCCATTACTCTGGCACTGCTTGTCCTGATTTTCGTAAAGGGAACTGCAAGAGTGGGGATTCCTGTGAGTTTGCACATGGCGTGTTTGAT GAGTGTTGGCTTCACCCGGCTCATTATCGTACCCAGCCTTGCAAGGATGGGACTAATTGTCGTCGTCGTGTTTGCTTCTTCGCTCACACTCCTGAGCAGCTTCGAGTGTTGCCGCAGCAGAGCCCTAGAACCCCTGTTTCGTCTGATTCGTTCGATGTATCCCCTCTCCGTCATTCTTTTGATTCTTACTTGACTAAGAATCCTCTGTTATCATCACCAACTTCAACCTTCATATTGCCTCCCCTGTCACCTCCATCCGAGTCACCACCCTTGTCGCCAAGATGTTCTCTGACTCGATCTATCGGGTTCAACGAGGTGGTTGCGTCTCTGCGTTCGATTGCAAAAGGGTAG